ACAGAAGTTTTGCCACCCATCATAATCTCCCCTTCACTTTACTCAGTGATCCTAAAAATGAAGTACGCAAACTGTTTGGTGTGCCTAAAACCTTTGTCATTCCCGGGCGTGTGACTTACGTGGTAGATAAAAAGGGTATTGTGGTGCATGAATTCAACAGCCTGCGCGACGGGGAAAAACATGTGACAGAATCACTGGAGGCGTTGCGTAAGATGTAATTATTGACCTCCGATGAGGCCCCGGTCAAAGCTTGCGCAAATCGCGAAACGAGGCTATTTCCTCTTTCAGCTGGAACAATTGTATGCTCCAGATCAGCCCCTGTACAAGCGTATAGGCCGTGAGTGCAAGGAAAACAGACAGTTGGCTGACGTTGCCCAGTTTATCGGCCATCAGTAATATTCTAACCAGGAAAACGGCGGCAAGGCCAAGGAATATAAGCACCTTGGTGCCTTTCTTCTTCAGTTGCCGGGTGAAATAACCATCATAAGCCTGACTGGCTTCCCGTGCTGCTTCCTGCGGCACATAGCCACCGGCGATCAGTCGCTGTTCCAGATCGGCCACCCGCCATTGTTTATGATGTTCCGAGAAATACTGTTGTACGATAGTGCTGCCTGCTTCTTTTCCTGTCTCCATGTCTTGTCATTAATTTCAGTTACAAAATAAGTAAAAGGCGATGAATAAATATTCATCGCCTTTTTGTTTATCATGAACATTTGATGTCCTTATGCTTCTTTCAGGAACGGGTACCGGTAGTCGGTAGCCGGAACGAAAGTTTCCTTGATGCTTCTGGCGCTTAACCAACGGTAGAGGTTCAGCATAGAACCGGCTTTGTCGTTGGTACCGGAAGCGCGGGCGCCGCCGAAAGGCTGCTGGCCTACTACGGCACCGGTAGGTTTGTCGTTGATGTAGAAATTACCGGCGCTGTTCACCAGTTTCCTGGTAGCCAGTTCCACTGCATAACGGTCCTGCGCGATGATAGCGCCGGTGAGCGCGTACTCGGAGGTGCTGTCTACGGTGCGGATAATGTCTTCGAACTTCTCGCCGTCGTACACGTGGATCGTTAATACGGGGCCGAAGATTTCTTCGCACATGGTCACGTAGTTAGGATCGGTGGTTTCGATGACGGTAGGCTCGATGAAGTAACCTTCCGTTTTGTTGTAGTTGCCGCCGGCAATGATTTTAGCCTTCGGATCATTTTTCGCGTTGTCGATGTAGGTAGCGATCTTATCGAAAGAACGTTCATCTATCACCGCGTTGATGAAGTTGCTGAAGTCTTCTGTGGTGCCCATTTTCATGGTTTTCAGTTCAGCAACCAGTTTGGATTTTATCTGGTCAGCAAGATTGTTTGGTATGTATGCGCGGGAGGCGGCAGAACATTTCTGGCCCTGGTATTCGAAGGCGCCGCGGGCGAGTGCGGTCACGGCGGTGTCCACATCGGCTGATTTATGGATCAGGACGAAGTCTTTACCACCGGTTTCACCTACGATACGCGGATAAGTTTTGTATTTGTGGATGTTTTCACCGATTGTTTTCCACATGGTCTGGAATACGCCGGTGGAGCCGGTGAAGTGGATACCGGCGAAATGCGGGTCTGCGAAGCAGATATCGCCGATCAGCGGGCCGCCGGCGTATACGAGGTTGATAACGCCTTCAGGCAGACCGGCTTCGATCATGATTTTCATGAATACGCTGGCGGCGAACACCTGTGTGTTCGCGGGTTTCCATACCACTACGTTACCGCACATGGCAGCAGAAGTAGGCAGGTTACCGGCGATAGCGCTGAAGTTAAAAGGCGTAACGGCCAGTACGAAACCTTCGAGCGGGCGGTATTCCACGCGGTTGTGTGTCAGCGGGGCGCTCACCGGTTGCTGACGGTATATTTCACTCAGGAAGTGTACGTTGTAGCGGAGGAAGTCGATCAGTTCGCAGGCGCTGTCGATCTCAGCCTGATAGGCATTTTTACTTTGGCCCAGCATGGTGGCCGCGTTCATGTGGTAGCGGTATTTGGTGGCGATCAGGTCGGCAGCGCGCAGGAAGATGCCGGCACGTGTTTCCCAGTCCATGTTTGCCCATTTCTCGCGAGCTTCCAGTGCGGCAGTGATAGCTGCTTTTACGTGAGAAGCATCGCCCTGGTGAAAATGACCCAACTTGTGCTTGATTTCATGCGGCGGGCGCAGGTCTACCGTATTACCGGTACGAACTTCCTTGCCACCGATATACATCGGAATATCTGCCACTTCAGCTTTAAATGCCGCCAATTGCTTTTTCAGCGCAGCTCTTTCCGGGGAACCGGGCGCATAACTCAACACGGGCTCGTTAGCAGGTGCTGCGTATTGAAAATATCCTGTATTCATTTCCTCAGATTTTGTTGGTGTATCTATTAACAAAAAAAGTTTCCGCTGCAAATTTACGGTCAAATTTGCAGCAGAAACCTATTAATTATTTACCTATAATTATCAATTATTGTCCTCTTCCTTCTGCATCATCAGGTAAGCCTTGATAAATCCGTTCAGCTCACCGTCCATCACAGGGCCTACGTTACCTACTTCATAGTCGGTGCGGTGGTCCTTGATCATTTTGTAAGGATGGAACACATAGGAACGTATCTGGGAACCCCATTCGATCTTACGCTTATTGGCGTTGGCAGCGTTTTTCAGCTCCTCGCGTTTTCTGAGTTCCTCTTCGTACAGGCGTGATTTCAGCATGGTGAGCGCTTTTTCGCGGTTCTCACCCTGTGTACGTGCCTGTTGGCATTCGATAATAATGCCGGAAGGGACGTGTTTCAGACGCACGGCTGTTTCCACCTTGTTTACGTTCTGTCCGCCTTTACCAC
This window of the Chitinophaga varians genome carries:
- the pruA gene encoding L-glutamate gamma-semialdehyde dehydrogenase, whose protein sequence is MNTGYFQYAAPANEPVLSYAPGSPERAALKKQLAAFKAEVADIPMYIGGKEVRTGNTVDLRPPHEIKHKLGHFHQGDASHVKAAITAALEAREKWANMDWETRAGIFLRAADLIATKYRYHMNAATMLGQSKNAYQAEIDSACELIDFLRYNVHFLSEIYRQQPVSAPLTHNRVEYRPLEGFVLAVTPFNFSAIAGNLPTSAAMCGNVVVWKPANTQVFAASVFMKIMIEAGLPEGVINLVYAGGPLIGDICFADPHFAGIHFTGSTGVFQTMWKTIGENIHKYKTYPRIVGETGGKDFVLIHKSADVDTAVTALARGAFEYQGQKCSAASRAYIPNNLADQIKSKLVAELKTMKMGTTEDFSNFINAVIDERSFDKIATYIDNAKNDPKAKIIAGGNYNKTEGYFIEPTVIETTDPNYVTMCEEIFGPVLTIHVYDGEKFEDIIRTVDSTSEYALTGAIIAQDRYAVELATRKLVNSAGNFYINDKPTGAVVGQQPFGGARASGTNDKAGSMLNLYRWLSARSIKETFVPATDYRYPFLKEA